In Bacillus sp. DX3.1, the following proteins share a genomic window:
- a CDS encoding cytochrome P450: MSFKNKVTRKTLGNIQLASAEFKEDAYEIYKESRASQPIFSVYKGDMGTEWLITRYEDALPLVKDSRLKKNPENVFSKDELKPFLSIENGDHLTKHMLNSDPPDHNRLRSLVQKAFTPQMISQLEGRIQKIADYLLDNVQQQQSMNLVNDYAFPLPINVISEMLGIPTEDQEKFRVWSHAVIASPETPEEIKDNEVKLSEFITYLQYLVDMKRKEPKEDLVSALIQAESEGSKLSAPELYSMIVLLIVAGHETTVNFITNTVLALLENPKQLQLLKEKPELIDSAIEEGLRYYSPVEITTARWAAEPFMIHDQEIQKGDVVIISLASANRDENVFVNPEVFDITRENNRHIAFGHGSHFCLGAPLARLEAKIAISTLLRRMPTVQIKGEREKIKWQGNYLMRSLEELPLIF; encoded by the coding sequence ATGTCTTTCAAAAACAAGGTTACCCGAAAAACACTTGGGAATATCCAGTTAGCTTCCGCAGAGTTTAAAGAAGATGCCTATGAGATTTATAAAGAATCACGAGCTTCACAGCCAATCTTTTCTGTATATAAAGGGGATATGGGTACAGAGTGGCTTATAACAAGATACGAAGATGCATTACCACTTGTAAAAGATTCCCGCTTAAAGAAAAATCCTGAAAATGTATTTTCAAAAGATGAGCTCAAACCATTTCTATCAATAGAAAACGGAGATCATTTAACGAAACACATGTTAAATTCAGATCCACCTGATCATAACCGGTTACGATCACTTGTCCAAAAAGCATTTACCCCTCAGATGATCTCACAATTAGAAGGGCGCATTCAAAAGATTGCCGATTATTTATTAGATAACGTACAGCAGCAACAATCTATGAACCTCGTAAACGACTATGCATTCCCATTACCAATCAATGTCATTAGTGAAATGCTTGGTATACCAACAGAAGATCAAGAAAAATTTAGAGTGTGGTCTCATGCGGTAATTGCTTCACCTGAAACTCCTGAAGAGATAAAAGATAATGAAGTGAAATTATCTGAGTTTATTACATATCTTCAATATTTAGTTGATATGAAAAGAAAGGAGCCGAAGGAAGACTTAGTTAGCGCATTAATTCAAGCAGAAAGTGAAGGGAGTAAGTTAAGTGCGCCAGAGCTTTATTCGATGATTGTGTTACTCATTGTAGCTGGACATGAAACAACTGTAAATTTTATTACAAATACAGTATTGGCGTTACTTGAGAATCCAAAACAGCTTCAATTACTAAAAGAAAAACCAGAACTTATTGATTCAGCAATTGAAGAAGGATTACGCTATTATTCTCCAGTTGAAATTACAACCGCACGCTGGGCAGCTGAACCTTTTATGATTCATGATCAAGAAATTCAAAAAGGGGATGTGGTTATTATTTCATTAGCTTCAGCAAATCGTGATGAGAATGTCTTTGTAAATCCAGAAGTTTTTGATATAACAAGAGAAAATAATCGGCACATTGCCTTTGGACATGGAAGTCATTTTTGTTTAGGAGCACCACTTGCTCGTTTAGAGGCGAAAATTGCAATTTCAACTTTGCTAAGACGTATGCCTACAGTACAAATAAAAGGTGAGCGAGAAAAAATCAAATGGCAGGGCAATTATTTAATGCGTTCTTTAGAGGAATTACCGTTAATTTTCTAG